One genomic region from Gammaproteobacteria bacterium encodes:
- a CDS encoding DotI/IcmL/TraM family protein translates to MADEEIEVVEIRDEFYRDSFGKVLLIILSMIIALGLLIGISLYLYLNQPPPKTFMVEKEWRVQPAVPLSQPYLTTPDLLQWVSDVLPKSFMFDFMNYNDQLKDITSYFTAEGWKVFQNQLNIYANYNKVQSYKIFVSAVPAGAPFLFNQGLVSETGIYGWWVQMPLTINYAGYSGTNSQTLTLQVLVVRVSTLNNLTGVAISNVLVVKSAGSQLGSNG, encoded by the coding sequence ATGGCTGACGAGGAAATAGAAGTTGTCGAAATTCGTGATGAATTTTATCGCGATTCATTCGGTAAAGTTTTATTAATCATCCTCAGCATGATTATTGCCCTGGGACTTTTAATTGGCATTTCGCTTTACTTATACCTTAATCAACCTCCACCCAAAACTTTTATGGTTGAAAAAGAATGGCGTGTACAACCTGCGGTTCCATTAAGCCAACCCTACTTGACTACTCCCGATCTCTTGCAGTGGGTTAGTGACGTTTTACCAAAATCTTTTATGTTTGATTTTATGAATTACAATGATCAATTAAAAGACATTACCTCGTATTTTACGGCGGAAGGTTGGAAGGTATTTCAGAATCAATTGAACATCTATGCGAACTATAATAAGGTGCAATCTTACAAGATTTTTGTCAGCGCCGTTCCTGCAGGCGCACCTTTCCTATTCAATCAAGGGCTGGTTTCAGAAACAGGTATTTATGGGTGGTGGGTCCAAATGCCCCTTACCATAAACTATGCAGGTTATAGCGGAACAAATTCACAAACGCTGACATTACAAGTGCTCGTGGTCAGAGTTTCGACCCTTAATAACTTAACCGGTGTGGCCATTAGTAATGTTTTAGTGGTCAAAAGTGCGGGAAGTCAGTTAGGCAGTAATGGATAA
- a CDS encoding type IV secretion protein IcmK, giving the protein MANLLRMATCFGLMMLGVVHSSVAQQSSDLPPASPEPAYAASQISPSPSAGPPPASPPPPNVTATTSSSSTQSIPAPPSNIPAPVSQVENTSRIGGPTPPPASLSPPPITFSPPSAPPTVGDFNAWLQTNNSTPKSMPPTKQPPPPRIVYQGHKPLTYEESQQVMLESAPPSRIPMTPDSAIAFNMMLQQNMPLSPQQIVQLRQQIDMSQRAAAVAPVVPPKPVSSTLMINLAPGTTPPAVRLAQGYVSSLVFVDSTGSPWPIAAFDIGNPKAVTIQWDGKSNILLLQSILPYTDGDIVIRLVGLPTPVTLELVSGQRVVDYRVDVHVPGIGPNTKDLPIGSTLPDSANQLLLGILDGIPPPGSKTMRVIGADAQAFSMGEKMYLRTRLTLLSPGWIGTMVSPDGMHAYELPKTSSILVSKYGEPAELRIEGW; this is encoded by the coding sequence ATGGCTAATTTATTACGAATGGCGACTTGTTTTGGCTTGATGATGTTAGGAGTCGTTCATTCCTCTGTAGCGCAGCAAAGTAGTGATTTGCCTCCGGCATCTCCTGAACCTGCTTACGCAGCCTCGCAAATATCGCCATCGCCATCCGCGGGACCACCGCCTGCATCCCCACCACCACCTAACGTGACGGCGACAACTTCTTCGTCTTCCACACAATCCATACCAGCGCCACCCAGTAATATTCCGGCGCCCGTCTCGCAAGTTGAAAACACTAGCCGAATTGGTGGACCCACGCCACCTCCTGCTTCGCTCAGCCCCCCACCTATCACTTTTTCTCCGCCGAGCGCGCCACCCACGGTGGGCGATTTTAATGCGTGGCTACAAACTAATAATTCAACTCCGAAATCCATGCCACCTACGAAACAACCGCCACCACCGCGAATTGTTTATCAAGGGCATAAACCGCTTACCTATGAAGAGAGCCAGCAAGTCATGCTAGAATCCGCACCACCTTCGCGTATTCCAATGACGCCAGATTCTGCTATCGCATTTAATATGATGCTACAGCAAAATATGCCCCTTTCTCCTCAGCAAATTGTGCAACTGCGCCAACAAATTGATATGTCTCAACGTGCCGCCGCCGTCGCACCTGTCGTCCCGCCTAAACCTGTCTCTTCTACTTTGATGATTAACTTAGCACCAGGCACGACCCCCCCCGCCGTACGTTTAGCGCAGGGTTATGTCAGTTCATTAGTTTTTGTGGATTCAACGGGATCACCATGGCCTATTGCTGCGTTTGATATTGGCAATCCGAAAGCGGTTACGATTCAGTGGGACGGTAAAAGTAACATCTTGCTCTTGCAATCAATCTTGCCTTATACCGATGGTGACATTGTTATCCGATTAGTAGGCTTACCCACGCCTGTCACTTTAGAACTTGTCTCTGGACAACGGGTCGTAGATTATCGCGTCGATGTCCATGTGCCCGGGATCGGTCCGAATACGAAAGATTTGCCGATCGGCAGTACACTGCCCGACTCTGCGAATCAATTACTCTTAGGAATTTTAGATGGCATTCCACCTCCCGGAAGTAAAACAATGCGTGTAATCGGTGCGGATGCACAGGCGTTTTCGATGGGCGAAAAAATGTATCTTCGTACGCGCTTAACCCTGCTTTCACCAGGATGGATCGGCACCATGGTTAGTCCTGATGGCATGCATGCTTATGAGCTTCCTAAAACCTCCTCTATATTAGTTTCCAAATATGGAGAGCCTGCTGAACTTCGAATTGAGGGTTGGTAA